The genomic stretch TCTGAAGGATTAATCACCAAAAATAATGTCAAAATACCAATGTATGTTTTGGCAATGTTGAACACTCAAGGAAATGGTATTGCGATCGCCAAAACTCAAGAAGGCAAAAACATTACCTTAGACATGACTAAAGCGAAAGATTATATAGTCGGCTTAAAGCAATCAGGAAAACCATTTCGAGCCGCTTTTACTTTCCCCAAAGCAAATCAAGACTTTTGGATTCGTTACTGGTTAGCCGCCGGAGGTATCAATCCTGATACAGATGTAAATTTAATGACTGTACCTGCCGCCCAAACTGTAGCAAACATGAAAACAGGCTCTATGGAAGGATTTAGTACAGGCGATCCTTGGCCTACCCGTATTGTTGCCGATGGCATTGGTTTTATGCCAGCATTGACGGCTCAAATGTGGGCGAATCATCCCGAAGAATATCTGGCTATTCGTGCTGACTGGGTGGACAAAAATCCCAAAGCGACAAAAGCAGTATTAAAAGCGGTGATGGAAGCTCAACAATGGTGTGACACTCAGAGTAATCGATCGGAATTAGCACAAATATTGTCGGGTGCTAACTATTTCAATGTACCCGCTACCGTACTCGAACCAGCTTTAATGGGTAAATACAAAATGGGTGACGGGCAACCAGATATAGATGATTACAAACTAGCAGTACAGTACTGGAAAACTGAAAAAGGTAGCGTTTCCTATCCTTATAAGAGCCTAGATTTATGGTTTATTACTGAAAGTGTACGTTGGGGATTCTTACCTTCTAGTTACTTAGATAATGCTAAAGCCTTGATTGATAAAGTGAATCGTGAGGATATTTGGAAAGAAGCGGCAAAAGAAGCTGGTATTCCTGAAGCGGATATTCCTACAAGTACATCAAGGGGAATTGAGAAATTTTTTGACGGCAAAGAATTTAATCCAGAAAATCCCAAGGCTTATTTAGATAGTTTATCAATCAAAAAAGTTTAATTATTACTAATAAATATTAATCAAAAAAAGGAGGAAATTAATATCATGGCTACCACCATCAGAACATCAAGAAATAATAGTAATTTTTTAAGTAAATTTTGGAAGAAAAATGGTAAAAATATTTTACCGCCCATTTTAGGAATTTTAGGTTTTTTATTAATTTGGCAATTATTTTCAAGTATTGGATTAGTTAAATTACCGGGGCCAATTT from Geminocystis sp. NIES-3709 encodes the following:
- a CDS encoding CmpA/NrtA family ABC transporter substrate-binding protein translates to MSNFSRRRFLVTTGTSAITAVFLKGCLGNPPETTSSTSNTEVTPVTLTPEITPETPVIKLGFAPIFEAAPLIVAKEKGFFAKYGMNEVEIAKQANWGSARDNVEIGSAGGGIDGGQWQMPMPYLISEGLITKNNVKIPMYVLAMLNTQGNGIAIAKTQEGKNITLDMTKAKDYIVGLKQSGKPFRAAFTFPKANQDFWIRYWLAAGGINPDTDVNLMTVPAAQTVANMKTGSMEGFSTGDPWPTRIVADGIGFMPALTAQMWANHPEEYLAIRADWVDKNPKATKAVLKAVMEAQQWCDTQSNRSELAQILSGANYFNVPATVLEPALMGKYKMGDGQPDIDDYKLAVQYWKTEKGSVSYPYKSLDLWFITESVRWGFLPSSYLDNAKALIDKVNREDIWKEAAKEAGIPEADIPTSTSRGIEKFFDGKEFNPENPKAYLDSLSIKKV